The genomic window CCCTCGACCCCCGAAGCCGCGGGGCCCCTGTCGTCCCGGGGCCTCCCGGGGTTCTGGGGGTGAGGGCTGGGGGGGCCTGCGGAGGGATGCTCCTTCAGGGAGCGTGCGAGGCCCTGGGTCGAAGGCGCAGGCTTGGACCTGGTGCCCTGGTGCTGACCGGGGGCCGTCTCCACGTGTCTCCCCAGGGACGAGGCCCCTCGGCTGGGCCTGGCGAGGGGGACCACCCTCCTCATGGCCTCGGCCTCTGGCTGGGTCTGGGACCGAGCTGGAGGCTGCAGGGTGGAGGCGCTGGAGGTCCGGGCGCCTGGAGGTCTGCCTCTGGACCCAGGAgtgtgggtgggggaggagggtttgGACACTCTTCCGACAGCAGACTCCTTCTTTCTATTGGTTGAACCCGATACGGGGCTCTTGGAATCCTCCGGGTCATTGGTGGAAGAGGGTGCTGCAGGGTTCTGATTGGATGGGGGTGGGGCCGTTTCAGAGGCGTTCGTGGTGAGAGCAGGCATTCCGTTGGCGGAAACAGGCTGCGCCGGTTGCTGATTGGTCAGCGGTGCGGGAGGTGACCTTTCATCGGCTGAGACAGGCACTGGTTGGCTATGAACGGGCAGAGGTCCgagctgctgattggctgcggACGGCAGAGCGGCTTGCTCCTGAACATTGTGTGCACGCGTGTTCTCCGTGTCCGTGGGCTCGTCATCCGAGCACACGTGAGCGTTTGGGCGCTCGTCCTTCCCAGGAGCGACCCGCCTCTGGGACGAAGGAAGCTCCTCTTCCTCGAGCCCCGCCGCAGGGTCACCGCCGCGGTCGTCATGGCGACGACCCCGAGGCAGGTCGTCCCGCTGATGCCCGCGCTGCTGGCGGCAGGCCGGGGCCTCAGGGACCGGAGCGCGTCTGGAGCTGGGAGAGGCCGCGCCGGGgggccacccctccccctcagaacccccccctctctgatccCCTTCAGCCCCACCGGCCCCCCCTCCGGCTGCCCCCTGCTCCCCGTGGGGGCGAGGGTCTCCGGAGGGCGCAgccggagggggagggtgggggggaggaaggcGGGCGGGGTCGGAGGTAGCTTCCGGTCGGGCCGATGAGGCGCCGGCGCCGAGCGGCTCCGCCCGGTTTGAACcggagggtggggaggagggggggaggggccgggctgAGGGGCCGGCGGCGCTGGGTGACCCCGCGGGGACCTGGGGGTCAAGGGTCGCCATCCCCTGGAGCGCGCTCAGGTCGCGCGGGCCGGTGGGAGACCGGGAGCCCGACGGGGAGGCGCGCGAGCGCCGCAGGCTCCGGGACCGCCCCAGGGGGTTCTGGGATGGTTGGCGGGTCAGCAGCTCCATCAGAAGCCCCGCCTCGCTGCCCCGCGATTTGCCGGCGCCCACGTCCGTCTCACTGCCGAAGCGCTTCCTGGGGAGCCCgcccacctcacacacacacacacaacaagattaagcctttgtgtttctgtgtgtgtgtgtgtgtgtgtgtgtgtgtatatatctgtgtgtgtgtgtgtgtgtgtgtgtgtgtgtgtgtgtgtgtgtccgtgtgtgcgcgtgtgtgtgtgtgtgtgtgtgtgtatatatatatgcgtgtgtgtgtgtgtgtatctgtgagtgtgagtgtgagtgtgagtgtgagtgtgtgtgtgtgtgtgtgttagggatgtccgatattggcttttttgccgatatccgatatgcgatattgtccaactctaaattttcgattccgatatcagccgataccgatgtcgatatttgggttatttatttttctcaaatctaatttaggtaacattacatatctcctgttgtggaattaacacaacatgcttaatgttattgtgatgccccactggatgcattcttgaatgtaacaaggctttccaaatgttaacattgtctgtgcaaaataagaaaaatacttcaacttaatttaagggaaaagtgccatgtttatttttatttttttaatggtctcagacaacagtttggaatacactctccctgagataatcttgacaatgcccacaacaaatagggcaaacttgacttcacaaatgataaaacattgtacctgaacaactatgtgcaacatagcagtatgtttctttaactaaaactcaataacctttattgaataaatgcacaaatatgagtcaattacaatgtgcactgtactgcacaattttgaaaacatttatttgagctataaataaaaaaaaaataaaaaaaaaaggagaaggcaaaaaaaatccgataccgatattgaccgatattacatttttatgctaatatcgggccgataatatcggtgggccgataatatcggacatctctagtgtgtgtgtgtgtgtgtgtgtgtgtgtgtgtgagtgtgagtgagtgtgtttacctcctctcccccagaccAGGAGTGTctcttctgctcctccagctcccgtAGCTGATGGAGTCGAGCCGTCTCCTTGGACTGCCGCTCAAAGTTCTCctgaagagcaggaggaggaggaggaagagggggaggaagaggaggagggggaggaagaggaggagggggagtaagTGAGAGTGTCTATTGGAGCAGTGTGTTAGCAGTGGGAGGCTAGGAGTATCAGCAGTGTGTTGATGTGGTGACACATTATGCCCCCAGGTGTGAGGTTGATTAGCCGTtataagccgttttgaaaatcggcctcttctgacatcacatgtgggcgtgtccacctagaggtATGACGgctagatgagcaacgtttgctacagcaacgatctatccagcacacatctaggtggacacgcccacttgtaagaagaggccgattttcaaaacggcttgtgacggctaatcaaactcacacctggttatataatatgggacctttaatagcGTACCTGCACTGCAGTGGTGAACTTCGAGCAGAAGAGGTGGAAGGTTTGGAAGATGTCATCCAGTCGGAACGTTTCTCTGTCCTCGCAGAAGAACTGCATGACCTCTGAACTCTCCTTCTGCAGATCCTGTCTGCTGGCACACAGCGAGCCGACACACAGCGCAGcgctctgaacacacacacacacacacacacacacacacacacacacacacacacacacacacacacacacacacacacacacacacacattatttaaaTATGTATCATCGCATTATTTCTTAGCGTGTGGAGGTGTTAGCTTAGCTGTTAGCTCTTATTTACACCTCATCTTCACACACCGatatgacacacgcacacacacacacacacacacacacacacacacacacacacacacacacacacacacacacacacacacacacacacacacacacacacacacacacacacacacacacaaacacacacacacacaaacacacacacacacaaacacacacacacacacacacacacacacaggaatgggaaacatttacattgccaTAGCTCCCAAAAGTTGAATATggtaaagagaaaaaaatagaacaatCAATATTTTAGGCATGTATGCATTCTAAAACTGTATATCACAGGAgttctgaacacacacagacacattattTAAATATGTATCATCTCATTatttctatgtttgtgtgtgtgtgtgtgtgcgtgcgtgcgtgcgtgcgtgcgtgcgtgcgtctgacCTGCAGGAAGTCGTCtagctgctgcagcagctcagAGTCTGTCTGGGCGGTCTGCTCTACTAGGCGCGTGCGAGACGTCAGGGAGAAGAGCTCAGCATCCAGCAGCTCCACGGAGATCCTACACCCAGAAAATGACATGGCCATTACAACCAGTCTGCTACTGGTTCAACTCGGAGCTGACCATTTTAATCAAGCAGCAACTGGTGTTACTGGGAGCTGATCATTACAACCAGGCTGCAGCTGGTTCTAATGGGAGCTGACCATTACAACCAGGCTGAAACTGCTTCTACTGGGAGATGACCACTCACAGTCTGCTACAGGTTCTACTGGGAGCTGACCATTACATCCACATTCTGTTGCTGGTTCTCCTTGGAactcaccaccacaaccacagtCTGACACTTGTTACTCTAGGAGCTGACCATTACAACCACAGtctgctactggttctactgggagctgccAGCACAACCAGTACATACCTAGCTGCTGCCTGGACGTGTTCGAGTTTTTCTGGAAACTTCAGCAGCGCCTGGTCTTTCTTCTGAGCTTCCTGTGGACACAGACAACAATCAAACACATGTCTACctgcatatacatacacacaccctccctccccaaaaaacacacaagcacagacaaacacacgcacacacacacactgaccagaGCTACAAAGTGGAGCAGGTGAACTCTAGGTGTGTTGGATTTGGTCTCcgccagggagaggagagatgataACCTGAATCCCACAGCATTACCTGCAAAACCaccctacacaaacacaaaggcacacaggtacacacacacaaaagcatataaaacacatgcacaaacatagaCACTTTGAATAATATTGAAGACATTGTGTTCAACAGTTGAAAATGAGTCACggccatgtctctctctctctctctctctctctctctctctctctctctctctctctctctctctctctgtttgtctcttgcTCGGCCAGACTCACAGTGTTGAGAAGGTTTCCCGCCTGCAGCACGAGGTGGAGAATAGCATGGAGCTCCTCACAAACCAGCAACTctaaagagagacatagacacaaagcagagggagagagagaaggatagatatagatagataggtagatagatagatagatagatagatagatagatagatagatagatagatagatagatagatagatagatagatagatagatagatagatagatggatagatggatggatggatagatagatagacagacagacacacggcagacaaacagagagaaagagagatccaattatattaatattcaacTTATCCTTCAAGTAGAAAACTCTAATTAAAATATGCTCCTGTGATATACCGTTTTAGACTGCATGTCTTAAATATTGATTGTTCT from Gadus morhua chromosome 17, gadMor3.0, whole genome shotgun sequence includes these protein-coding regions:
- the LOC115529136 gene encoding FH2 domain-containing protein 1 isoform X2, with protein sequence MITPSPPSQSDAGIPVMGSVSRANDGQEFQEVGVDSPTSLPPPPPPPPPPPPPPPPPPPPPPPPPPPMPGQKGDPSTGQKKRRVRSFLWKTIPAEKVRGGANLWSQGQGQQHEMDISTIHELFGQKDRPSTPGSALNRAGPGRTSCREPKEEVSILNAKRGMNVAIFLKQFKRSNHSMVEDIRHGNSAMFGAEPLRELLKLLPETEEVKKLRSYHGEISKLSLPDSFLYQLVQLSSYPVRIEAMLLKEEFPPTSQSIKQDVRTLRTATRELLVCEELHAILHLVLQAGNLLNTEAQKKDQALLKFPEKLEHVQAAARISVELLDAELFSLTSRTRLVEQTAQTDSELLQQLDDFLQSAALCVGSLCASRQDLQKESSEVMQFFCEDRETFRLDDIFQTFHLFCSKFTTAVQENFERQSKETARLHQLRELEEQKRHSWSGGEEVGGLPRKRFGSETDVGAGKSRGSEAGLLMELLTRQPSQNPLGRSRSLRRSRASPSGSRSPTGPRDLSALQGMATLDPQVPAGSPSAAGPSARPLPPSSPPSGSNRAEPLGAGASSARPEATSDPARLPPPHPPPPAAPSGDPRPHGEQGAAGGGAGGAEGDQRGGGSEGEGWPPGAASPSSRRAPVPEAPACRQQRGHQRDDLPRGRRHDDRGGDPAAGLEEEELPSSQRRVAPGKDERPNAHVCSDDEPTDTENTRAHNVQEQAALPSAANQQLGPLPVHSQPVPVSADERSPPAPLTNQQPAQPVSANGMPALTTNASETAPPPSNQNPAAPSSTNDPEDSKSPVSGSTNRKKESAVGRVSKPSSPTHTPGSRGRPPGARTSSASTLQPPARSQTQPEAEAMRRVVPLARPSRGASSLGRHVETAPGQHQGTRSKPAPSTQGLARSLKEHPSAGPPSPHPQNPGRPRDDRGPAASGVEGSAGGPVQSAPRRTWSVRKPVVRPPPEEKICRATLRALAQAELAAAGGGGGGGGGGGGGGGGGGGGGGGGGGNTSTPVTPSHNVSPSSTLPSFSRSTASSSFRRTKATPPPSPSVPLASPQTSSSSSPFTRTSSLRVSGSSRRKEGEHPSSSSPAPSRVTSSSPSPFSRTSSLRVPGSSRGKEGAHPSSSHSSPLRASLRAPHRAPPRRSLTPSLPRGSSSSSSQPKPQWK
- the LOC115529136 gene encoding FH2 domain-containing protein 1 isoform X1, encoding MITPSPPSQSDAGIPVMGSVSRANDGQEFQEVGVDSPTSLPPPPPPPPPPPPPPPPPPPPPPPPPPPMPGQKGDPSTGQKKRRVRSFLWKTIPAEKVRGGANLWSQGQGQQHEMDISTIHELFGQKDRPSTPGSALNRAGPGRTSCREPKEEVSILNAKRGMNVAIFLKQFKRSNHSMVEDIRHGNSAMFGAEPLRELLKLLPETEEVKKLRSYHGEISKLSLPDSFLYQLVQLSSYPVRIEAMLLKEEFPPTSQSIKQDVRTLRTATRELLVCEELHAILHLVLQAGNLLNTGGFAGNAVGFRLSSLLSLAETKSNTPRVHLLHFVALEAQKKDQALLKFPEKLEHVQAAARISVELLDAELFSLTSRTRLVEQTAQTDSELLQQLDDFLQSAALCVGSLCASRQDLQKESSEVMQFFCEDRETFRLDDIFQTFHLFCSKFTTAVQENFERQSKETARLHQLRELEEQKRHSWSGGEEVGGLPRKRFGSETDVGAGKSRGSEAGLLMELLTRQPSQNPLGRSRSLRRSRASPSGSRSPTGPRDLSALQGMATLDPQVPAGSPSAAGPSARPLPPSSPPSGSNRAEPLGAGASSARPEATSDPARLPPPHPPPPAAPSGDPRPHGEQGAAGGGAGGAEGDQRGGGSEGEGWPPGAASPSSRRAPVPEAPACRQQRGHQRDDLPRGRRHDDRGGDPAAGLEEEELPSSQRRVAPGKDERPNAHVCSDDEPTDTENTRAHNVQEQAALPSAANQQLGPLPVHSQPVPVSADERSPPAPLTNQQPAQPVSANGMPALTTNASETAPPPSNQNPAAPSSTNDPEDSKSPVSGSTNRKKESAVGRVSKPSSPTHTPGSRGRPPGARTSSASTLQPPARSQTQPEAEAMRRVVPLARPSRGASSLGRHVETAPGQHQGTRSKPAPSTQGLARSLKEHPSAGPPSPHPQNPGRPRDDRGPAASGVEGSAGGPVQSAPRRTWSVRKPVVRPPPEEKICRATLRALAQAELAAAGGGGGGGGGGGGGGGGGGGGGGGGGGNTSTPVTPSHNVSPSSTLPSFSRSTASSSFRRTKATPPPSPSVPLASPQTSSSSSPFTRTSSLRVSGSSRRKEGEHPSSSSPAPSRVTSSSPSPFSRTSSLRVPGSSRGKEGAHPSSSHSSPLRASLRAPHRAPPRRSLTPSLPRGSSSSSSQPKPQWK